From a region of the Thermosipho melanesiensis BI429 genome:
- a CDS encoding UvrD-helicase domain-containing protein, producing MGIIEKIKDINKNYFISASAGTGKTYTITHFYVKILSEYEKQNYPEIIDRIVVTTFTKKAAAEMKERIFKLVEPHNSPYWHKVKNYLPRAIISTIDSFCQRLLREENINANIDPNFTIISDLKMSKLIDRAVFLTLKLTFQLYDFGKTNVRLNISKHRKENIEKLLEKLKDVKEGIKELFNIYKSINEIEKILQETLKNWRTEMKRSTVSEKILENGESKSLALQAFKYMVLISKEIYEGFTIDNFEFDFKGVLEKTLDVLEDENIRKKYQERFKYIIIDEFQDTNYLQKELFDKLHTSKNYLFYVGDRKQSIYRFRNSDVSVFLKTQKDFEKNNEEVLALKENYRSNSALVEYFNFISKNKIFNKQLVTGVEKYETFKTLEPDIYEKLWFDEKMDLSISTISCEGNIPSLNDNEKGGRIKYIIVEEETKNLLEKEAEIAAFIVKKLVGKKITVKGQNGTCIDKEITYGDFAILRSRLKDAEDVYKSIFEKYGIPLHVIGGKSFYKQLEILAILNALFAVQNPNNNYFFTRYFFSPLVLGTFKEYDEIVKNRREDETLFETAKRIKFKSERDNAIKILEKYAQLKYYIRPTEILKGLINDLNYLEKLAFFEDRESAILNVKKLLLEAQEFDQLADSFLELVKLIQKIGDTQEAEASIEDESSESVKLMTIHASKGLEFKIVILGDLYDKQKENSNHLRFYNKKGTSYFMLTKIMNEFPFDIVKEFYLDEIYNETELSRKMYVAITRASEMFIPIIFSRDFSNTLASYIMLEEKELEKLKEKVKSFELIKLKDVKLYAEKHENKRKKETIPLENLTDFSHLSYKSYISPTTLYGFLGNEKEAQEEDITFALSDKTFQGSQIHKKLSNINTLSQLKYLENTDILPVKISTKIGFLFENSKVYSEWRLVKPFYHEGRKYMLFGIPDKVIFKDEKIYVIDFKNVENLKDEKYKFQIQFYMYLLHDFGKVHKGYILSTKTGDILMVKYENNFEELIHKAIEIFEKVKL from the coding sequence ATGGGGATAATTGAAAAGATAAAAGATATAAATAAAAACTATTTTATCTCTGCATCAGCTGGGACAGGCAAAACATATACCATAACACATTTTTATGTAAAAATACTCAGTGAATACGAAAAGCAAAACTATCCAGAAATAATAGATAGAATAGTTGTAACCACCTTTACAAAAAAAGCGGCTGCTGAAATGAAAGAAAGAATTTTTAAACTTGTTGAACCTCACAATTCACCATATTGGCACAAAGTAAAAAATTATCTTCCAAGAGCAATTATTTCAACAATTGACAGCTTTTGTCAAAGATTACTTAGAGAAGAAAATATTAATGCAAATATCGATCCAAATTTTACAATAATAAGCGATTTAAAAATGTCAAAATTGATAGATAGAGCTGTATTTTTAACGTTGAAGTTGACATTTCAACTATACGACTTTGGAAAAACAAATGTAAGATTAAATATATCAAAACATCGCAAAGAAAATATAGAAAAACTTTTGGAAAAATTAAAAGATGTAAAAGAGGGGATTAAAGAGTTGTTTAATATATACAAAAGTATAAATGAAATAGAAAAAATACTACAAGAAACCTTGAAAAATTGGAGAACTGAAATGAAAAGGTCTACAGTCTCTGAAAAAATATTGGAAAATGGTGAAAGTAAATCCCTTGCACTACAAGCATTCAAATACATGGTACTAATATCAAAAGAAATATATGAAGGATTTACAATTGATAATTTCGAGTTTGATTTTAAAGGGGTTCTAGAAAAAACTTTAGATGTTTTGGAAGATGAAAACATAAGAAAAAAGTACCAGGAAAGATTTAAATATATAATAATCGACGAATTTCAAGACACAAATTATCTTCAAAAAGAATTATTTGACAAACTACATACCAGTAAAAATTATCTATTTTATGTTGGAGACAGAAAACAATCCATATATAGATTTAGAAACTCAGATGTTTCCGTTTTTTTAAAAACTCAAAAAGATTTCGAAAAAAACAACGAAGAAGTATTGGCTTTAAAAGAAAACTACAGATCAAATAGTGCTCTCGTAGAATATTTTAATTTCATATCTAAAAACAAAATATTCAACAAACAATTAGTAACTGGTGTTGAAAAATATGAAACCTTTAAAACTCTTGAACCTGATATCTACGAAAAACTATGGTTTGATGAAAAAATGGACTTATCAATTTCCACAATTTCCTGTGAAGGAAATATTCCATCATTAAATGACAACGAAAAGGGAGGTAGGATTAAATATATCATTGTTGAAGAAGAAACAAAAAATCTATTGGAAAAAGAAGCAGAAATAGCTGCATTTATTGTCAAAAAACTAGTCGGCAAAAAAATCACGGTAAAAGGACAAAACGGAACATGCATCGACAAAGAAATAACATATGGTGATTTTGCAATATTAAGATCCAGATTAAAAGATGCAGAAGATGTTTACAAATCTATTTTTGAAAAATACGGTATACCACTACATGTAATTGGCGGAAAAAGCTTTTACAAGCAACTTGAAATACTAGCAATCTTAAATGCCTTATTTGCAGTTCAAAATCCAAACAACAACTATTTTTTTACAAGATACTTTTTTTCTCCTCTTGTACTAGGAACTTTTAAAGAATACGATGAAATTGTAAAAAATCGAAGAGAAGATGAAACACTTTTTGAAACGGCTAAGAGAATAAAGTTTAAAAGTGAAAGAGATAACGCAATAAAAATCCTCGAAAAATACGCACAACTTAAATACTACATTAGGCCAACTGAGATCTTAAAAGGATTAATAAATGATTTAAATTATCTTGAAAAACTTGCATTTTTTGAAGATAGAGAATCGGCTATACTAAACGTAAAAAAATTACTTTTAGAAGCACAAGAATTCGATCAACTTGCAGATTCATTTTTAGAACTTGTAAAACTTATACAAAAAATAGGTGATACTCAAGAAGCAGAAGCATCTATAGAAGATGAATCTTCTGAAAGCGTTAAGTTAATGACAATACATGCATCTAAGGGCCTAGAATTTAAAATTGTAATATTGGGGGATTTATACGATAAACAAAAGGAGAACTCAAATCATTTGAGATTTTACAACAAAAAAGGAACAAGCTATTTCATGTTAACTAAGATAATGAATGAATTTCCCTTTGATATAGTTAAAGAATTTTACCTCGATGAGATATACAATGAAACAGAACTTTCAAGAAAAATGTACGTTGCAATAACAAGGGCTTCTGAAATGTTTATTCCTATAATTTTTTCAAGGGATTTTTCAAATACACTTGCAAGTTATATAATGTTAGAAGAAAAGGAATTGGAAAAATTAAAGGAAAAAGTAAAAAGTTTTGAACTTATAAAATTAAAAGATGTAAAGTTATATGCAGAAAAACATGAAAATAAAAGAAAAAAAGAAACCATTCCGTTAGAAAATTTAACTGATTTTTCACATCTTTCATACAAATCTTATATTTCTCCAACTACCCTTTATGGCTTTTTAGGCAACGAAAAAGAAGCACAAGAAGAAGATATAACCTTTGCACTTTCTGATAAAACCTTTCAAGGTTCTCAAATTCACAAAAAGCTTTCAAACATAAACACTTTATCACAGTTAAAATACCTTGAAAATACGGACATTTTACCCGTTAAAATCTCCACTAAAATAGGGTTTTTATTTGAAAATTCAAAAGTATATTCGGAATGGAGGCTTGTAAAACCATTTTATCATGAGGGTAGAAAATATATGCTATTTGGTATTCCTGATAAAGTTATCTTTAAAGATGAAAAAATTTACGTTATTGATTTTAAAAATGTGGAAAATTTAAAAGATGAAAAATACAAGTTTCAAATACAATTTTACATGTACCTTTTACATGACTTTGGCAAAGTACATAAGGGTTATATTTTATCAACAAAGACCGGTGATATTTTAATGGTAAAATACGAAAATAACTTCGAAGAACTCATACATAAAGCAATTGAAATTTTCGAGAAGGTGAAATTATGA
- a CDS encoding PD-(D/E)XK nuclease family protein yields the protein MKHAIITDLNEKHFEYIAKEIEKHYDPFTFLFIGPTGYYVRQISDKFSENISKTINRDAFRVVNQYVVETLLLNNMDASFFDRDFFKAFIASQIEEYIRKEKNEEYGVFLRTISKSKGILDYILDLFEKAWEIKVSNSDFLPSYYFEIQKLLEREEKISQLISRLLNDISIILQKSGNIFEQITAYKWYVEEFLEERKNTLVLSGFFDLTPMLKNVFKKMFESFENVFFYIWPKINDRAFYQLEDIYSFLEQENFSFSGKSKGVFHIKDKTKVFAYKNSIMEIYEVSGKIKELVKDGCSPSDIAVIVPNVNVAKQISEKLTEMGIPNNVNLQSKLSESKIVRILLQPLKTIYFNYEIEDILALIESPYINTRELTMDKVEKFFMEFKMIDDEFSKEKINEITEKIKKLEEVEDDDTYQDRMEKIEEYKTFIDILKDVFTLLDKVKEGLSGDFIKWFLEFVKNSIEDFKVFLSNEYEIMEERNALLKFVEVLNNLLSYDLDIKSWRTWFKIINSIIGVEKYRFLERKENAVDIFDITQARFVKKKYKFFVSFLDTYYPSFDLNPLILNVLSNPNKLMAFNEEIERRNIFLSLIFSDTNYITYPHSTLTGEPLLPSVYANEFGIIEKVDSTFYIIPPANKVYSYIDKKLYEAFNDEKSLKLNETWQTNFSVKKLSHTLISKYVGCPFYFYLSEKGKVKNFDENKESLYKGILYHRVLKKYFEEKPNVILKKIVQETYDEIFTDEFSQYSIPKTVNIEKYLSSISNFFDKMEHEYSKLKEYDPQSIFKLEQVYSSKLKDFLVEVRVDRIDILKKENKTVYAIIDYKTKLNKIPVEQLLIYDYVFRKNIKSNETLLVFLGIENENSTGYFLKRIDNTLYYKFKRKEKSINYEYFEAWINNVIENITSGNAKPIFFEEKLRPFLGYLYDSGIEVQKSKIYEKKCKIFKRKCDYYDICKNFEIYKEIRLNEK from the coding sequence ATGAAACATGCAATAATTACAGATTTAAACGAAAAACATTTTGAATATATAGCAAAGGAAATAGAAAAACACTATGATCCTTTTACGTTCTTATTTATAGGTCCTACAGGTTATTACGTCAGACAAATTTCGGATAAATTTTCTGAAAATATTTCAAAAACAATTAACAGAGATGCTTTCAGAGTTGTTAACCAATACGTTGTAGAAACTTTGTTATTAAACAACATGGATGCATCCTTTTTTGATAGAGATTTTTTTAAAGCGTTTATTGCATCACAAATTGAAGAATATATAAGAAAAGAAAAAAATGAGGAATATGGGGTTTTTTTAAGAACAATTTCAAAATCCAAAGGTATACTTGACTACATACTTGACTTGTTTGAAAAAGCATGGGAAATAAAGGTTTCTAACAGTGATTTCTTGCCATCCTATTACTTTGAAATTCAAAAACTACTTGAAAGAGAAGAAAAAATTTCACAACTAATTTCCAGATTGTTAAATGATATAAGTATAATTTTACAAAAATCGGGAAATATATTTGAACAAATAACCGCATACAAATGGTACGTGGAAGAATTTCTTGAGGAAAGAAAAAATACACTTGTTTTAAGTGGATTTTTCGATCTTACACCTATGTTAAAAAACGTTTTTAAGAAAATGTTTGAAAGCTTTGAAAACGTTTTTTTCTACATTTGGCCTAAGATTAATGATAGGGCTTTTTACCAATTAGAAGATATATATAGCTTCCTGGAACAAGAAAATTTTTCTTTCTCTGGAAAGTCAAAAGGTGTATTTCATATAAAAGATAAAACAAAGGTTTTTGCATATAAAAATTCTATTATGGAAATTTATGAAGTTTCAGGAAAAATAAAAGAGTTGGTAAAAGATGGATGTTCACCAAGTGATATTGCAGTAATCGTTCCCAACGTCAATGTTGCAAAGCAAATTTCAGAAAAACTAACAGAAATGGGAATACCCAACAACGTCAATTTACAATCAAAGCTTTCAGAAAGTAAAATTGTTAGAATATTACTCCAGCCACTAAAAACAATATACTTTAATTACGAGATAGAAGACATCTTGGCATTGATAGAGTCACCGTATATTAACACTAGAGAACTTACAATGGATAAAGTGGAAAAATTTTTCATGGAATTTAAAATGATTGATGATGAATTTTCCAAAGAAAAAATAAATGAGATTACGGAAAAGATAAAAAAACTAGAAGAAGTGGAAGATGATGACACATATCAAGATAGAATGGAAAAAATAGAAGAATATAAAACCTTTATAGATATACTAAAGGATGTATTTACACTCTTGGACAAAGTAAAAGAAGGATTAAGTGGTGATTTCATAAAATGGTTCTTGGAATTTGTAAAAAACTCCATAGAAGATTTTAAAGTGTTTCTTTCCAATGAATATGAAATAATGGAAGAAAGAAATGCCCTTTTAAAATTTGTAGAAGTACTAAACAATTTGCTATCTTATGACCTTGATATAAAATCTTGGCGAACCTGGTTTAAAATAATAAATTCAATCATTGGAGTTGAAAAGTATAGATTTCTAGAAAGAAAAGAAAATGCTGTAGATATATTTGACATTACCCAAGCAAGATTTGTAAAAAAGAAGTATAAATTTTTTGTAAGCTTTTTGGATACTTACTATCCTTCATTCGACCTAAACCCACTAATCTTAAATGTTCTTTCAAATCCAAATAAATTAATGGCGTTTAACGAAGAAATAGAAAGACGAAACATATTTCTATCACTTATTTTCTCGGATACTAATTACATTACATATCCTCATTCCACATTAACTGGTGAACCACTTTTACCTTCTGTGTACGCAAATGAATTTGGAATAATTGAAAAAGTTGACTCAACATTCTACATTATTCCGCCCGCAAATAAAGTATATTCATATATTGATAAAAAACTCTATGAAGCCTTTAATGATGAAAAATCATTAAAATTAAACGAAACATGGCAGACTAATTTTAGTGTAAAAAAGTTAAGTCATACTTTGATATCCAAATATGTAGGTTGTCCATTTTACTTTTATTTAAGTGAAAAAGGAAAAGTAAAAAATTTCGACGAAAATAAAGAAAGTTTGTATAAAGGAATATTGTACCACAGGGTTTTAAAAAAGTACTTTGAGGAAAAACCTAATGTAATTCTAAAAAAAATAGTTCAAGAAACATACGATGAGATATTCACAGATGAATTTTCTCAGTACTCCATACCAAAAACCGTTAACATAGAAAAATATCTAAGTTCAATTTCAAATTTTTTTGATAAAATGGAACACGAATATTCTAAACTCAAGGAATATGATCCTCAAAGTATCTTTAAATTGGAACAAGTATATTCTTCAAAGCTAAAAGATTTTTTAGTAGAAGTAAGAGTCGACAGAATAGATATCTTAAAAAAAGAAAACAAAACAGTTTATGCTATAATAGACTATAAAACCAAACTAAACAAAATCCCAGTTGAACAATTACTCATATATGATTATGTGTTTAGGAAAAATATAAAAAGCAACGAAACTTTACTAGTATTTCTAGGAATAGAGAATGAAAATAGTACAGGCTATTTCCTAAAAAGAATTGATAATACATTGTATTACAAATTTAAAAGAAAAGAAAAATCAATAAATTATGAATACTTTGAAGCTTGGATAAATAATGTTATTGAAAATATTACTTCTGGTAACGCCAAACCAATATTTTTCGAAGAAAAACTACGACCATTTTTGGGTTATCTTTATGATTCCGGAATAGAGGTTCAAAAATCTAAAATATACGAAAAAAAGTGCAAAATATTCAAAAGAAAATGTGATTATTACGATATTTGCAAAAATTTCGAAATTTACAAAGAAATACGGCTAAATGAAAAATAA
- a CDS encoding glycoside hydrolase family 36 protein yields the protein MKIFGNNFDGEYIEIANNKYTLKLKIENIPEGYIIRGKIKGKLRNIKLFEDNSDEELFINNWQSWGPAKKICLSKYEYNVPEKWKKTAKYSIHPIPKYLENNVISDYFIAKRNKVYGFLTSKTAHPFFKVKNDKIVAILEYFGKYTDKYIDIEPLIILENENIEKLLEIYADYVTFENKPRFSKQNPVGWSSWYYYFEKLTWNDVLKNLELSKEYNYEIFQLDDSWQKDIGDWIPKSSYPNLEEITKKISEYGYIPGLWLAPFSVSETSTIYSNHKDWLVKDESGKPKVAYINWNKNIYALDTTHPDVQEHLRKTFFNFMKVGFHYFKIDFLFAGAIPGKRHLDVTPIEAYIMGMKIIRKTTKNNFILGCGAPLLPSVGYVDGMRISADTAPFYDSQKLDFLYPNAFYALRNVITRYFVNGKWWWNDPDCLLLRLENTNLSENVIEMYSYVSGVLNNMIIQSDNLSKNIRKSIFSNTLKLRGGIPHVKGFMDENLIFEINSFGTTSGNIKMLVDLKKEKFEMEKDEDYPHLKKETVVRKDDMRLFHYYKENDKDA from the coding sequence ATGAAGATATTTGGAAACAATTTTGATGGTGAATATATAGAAATAGCAAATAATAAATACACCCTGAAATTAAAAATAGAAAATATACCTGAAGGTTATATTATTCGAGGAAAAATAAAAGGAAAGTTGAGAAATATAAAACTATTTGAAGATAACTCAGATGAAGAGTTATTTATCAACAACTGGCAAAGTTGGGGACCAGCTAAAAAAATATGCTTGTCAAAATATGAATACAACGTACCTGAAAAGTGGAAAAAAACTGCAAAATATAGTATTCATCCAATTCCAAAATACTTAGAAAATAATGTTATTTCTGACTACTTCATAGCTAAAAGAAACAAGGTCTACGGCTTTTTAACTTCAAAAACTGCTCATCCATTTTTTAAAGTTAAAAATGATAAGATAGTTGCTATTCTAGAATATTTCGGCAAATACACAGATAAATATATTGATATTGAACCTTTGATAATTTTAGAAAATGAAAATATTGAAAAACTACTTGAAATATATGCAGATTACGTTACTTTTGAAAATAAACCTCGTTTCTCAAAACAAAATCCAGTTGGTTGGTCCTCCTGGTATTACTACTTTGAAAAACTTACTTGGAACGACGTATTGAAAAACCTGGAACTTTCAAAAGAATATAACTATGAGATCTTTCAATTAGATGATTCCTGGCAAAAAGATATAGGGGATTGGATTCCCAAATCGTCTTATCCAAATCTGGAAGAAATCACCAAAAAAATCAGTGAATACGGATATATCCCTGGTCTATGGCTTGCACCTTTTAGTGTATCTGAAACATCCACTATCTACTCAAATCACAAAGATTGGCTAGTAAAAGATGAGTCTGGAAAACCCAAGGTTGCATACATCAATTGGAATAAAAATATCTACGCATTAGATACCACTCATCCAGATGTACAAGAGCATTTAAGAAAAACGTTTTTTAACTTTATGAAAGTTGGTTTTCATTACTTTAAAATAGACTTTCTCTTTGCGGGTGCTATCCCAGGAAAAAGGCATTTAGATGTAACTCCTATTGAGGCGTATATTATGGGAATGAAAATAATAAGGAAAACCACAAAAAACAACTTTATATTAGGATGCGGTGCACCTTTATTACCTTCTGTGGGATATGTAGATGGAATGAGGATAAGTGCGGATACCGCACCTTTTTACGATAGTCAAAAATTAGATTTCCTATATCCAAATGCATTCTACGCTTTAAGAAACGTTATTACAAGATATTTTGTGAATGGAAAGTGGTGGTGGAACGATCCCGATTGTTTATTGTTAAGGTTAGAAAATACAAATTTAAGTGAAAATGTCATTGAAATGTATTCATATGTGTCAGGTGTGCTAAATAATATGATCATCCAAAGCGACAATTTATCAAAAAATATTAGAAAAAGTATATTCAGTAACACTTTAAAATTAAGAGGGGGAATTCCACATGTAAAAGGATTTATGGATGAGAATCTGATATTCGAAATCAACTCTTTTGGCACAACAAGTGGAAATATCAAGATGCTGGTAGATCTTAAAAAGGAAAAGTTTGAAATGGAAAAAGATGAGGATTATCCTCATCTAAAAAAAGAAACAGTTGTAAGAAAAGATGATATGAGATTATTCCATTATTACAAGGAGAATGATAAAGATGCTTGA
- the galT gene encoding galactose-1-phosphate uridylyltransferase: MLERRYNPITGEWVMISSSRQKRPNLPKDSCPICPGVLELPEEYDLVSFENRFPALKRDAPEVEKNSNILIREKSQGICEVVVYTENHDSELSQMPLKQIEKLINMWADRTKELSSYEFIKYIFIFENKGKEVGATLPHPHGQLYAFPFLPPRIQLKMEALEKWYTKRNSCAICDVIKEEKNRKSRIVYETDSIISLVPFYARYPYEVHVYPKRHVETIYELSNKEKKEFALVLKTITNKYNGLFTTPFPYMMMFFQKPFNINRTTHFFHFHVEFISPMRGPNLIKWVASVESGTWVFINPIEPEQAAKQLKNVEVNFDV, encoded by the coding sequence ATGCTTGAAAGAAGGTATAATCCAATAACAGGAGAATGGGTAATGATTTCATCATCTAGACAAAAAAGGCCAAACTTACCTAAAGATAGCTGTCCTATATGTCCAGGTGTCTTGGAATTACCTGAAGAATATGATTTAGTTAGCTTCGAAAATAGATTTCCAGCATTAAAAAGGGATGCACCTGAAGTAGAAAAAAATAGTAATATTTTAATAAGGGAAAAATCACAGGGTATTTGTGAAGTTGTTGTATATACCGAAAATCATGATTCGGAATTATCGCAAATGCCATTAAAACAAATTGAAAAACTCATTAATATGTGGGCAGATAGAACAAAAGAATTATCATCTTACGAATTTATAAAGTACATCTTTATTTTTGAAAATAAAGGAAAAGAAGTGGGTGCAACTTTACCTCATCCACATGGTCAGTTGTACGCATTCCCATTTTTACCACCAAGAATTCAGTTAAAAATGGAGGCTTTGGAAAAATGGTATACAAAAAGAAATTCATGTGCAATATGTGATGTTATCAAAGAAGAAAAAAACAGAAAATCAAGAATAGTTTATGAAACTGATAGTATAATTAGCCTTGTACCATTTTATGCAAGATATCCATATGAAGTTCATGTTTATCCTAAAAGACATGTTGAAACCATATACGAATTGTCAAATAAAGAAAAGAAGGAATTTGCACTTGTGCTAAAAACTATTACCAATAAATATAATGGACTTTTCACCACGCCATTTCCATATATGATGATGTTTTTCCAAAAGCCTTTTAATATTAACAGAACTACTCATTTTTTCCACTTCCATGTAGAGTTTATCTCTCCAATGAGAGGACCAAATTTAATAAAATGGGTTGCAAGTGTGGAAAGTGGAACTTGGGTATTTATTAATCCAATTGAACCAGAACAAGCTGCAAAACAACTAAAAAATGTTGAGGTAAATTTTGATGTATAG
- a CDS encoding galactokinase, giving the protein MYRAPGRINIIGEHTDYNDGFVLPFAIDKYITLHIEKSKKFIFKSKNSTQEIQLDKLEKTNTWADYIVGVIFEIEKNHGKVSPFKFFINSNLPIGAGLSSSAALEVVSAYAINDQLNLNLSLEVIALIGWKAENNFVGLNCGIMDQYAVAMSKKNHALFIDTYTKSYELIPLNLKDYSFYIINSGIKHELGNSEYNIRRNQCKEALKIIGKKTFREISYKDLSKLEGVYFKRAKHILDENKRVLNVIKSLKNNDIETVGNLLFESHESLKNLYEVSCEEIDFIVEFLKNKVTGARIVGGGFGGSVLVLSKENVFENIIDILKYEYEKKFHINLEYFKVESTNGVEKKEGTV; this is encoded by the coding sequence ATGTATAGAGCACCTGGAAGAATAAATATTATAGGTGAGCACACAGATTACAACGATGGATTTGTTTTGCCTTTTGCAATTGATAAATACATAACTCTACACATTGAAAAAAGTAAAAAATTTATATTTAAATCTAAAAACTCAACTCAGGAAATCCAATTGGACAAATTAGAAAAAACTAACACATGGGCAGATTATATCGTTGGGGTAATTTTCGAAATTGAAAAAAACCATGGAAAGGTTAGTCCTTTTAAATTTTTTATTAATTCAAATCTTCCCATCGGTGCTGGACTTTCCAGTTCAGCTGCTTTAGAAGTTGTTTCAGCATATGCAATTAACGACCAGCTAAATTTGAATTTATCACTAGAAGTAATTGCTTTAATAGGTTGGAAGGCAGAAAATAACTTTGTGGGATTAAATTGTGGAATAATGGACCAATATGCAGTTGCTATGTCTAAGAAAAATCATGCGCTTTTTATAGATACCTACACAAAAAGTTATGAGTTAATCCCTTTAAATTTAAAAGATTATAGCTTTTACATCATAAACTCAGGGATAAAACATGAACTTGGAAATTCCGAATACAACATTAGAAGAAACCAATGTAAAGAAGCTTTAAAAATAATTGGCAAAAAAACTTTTAGAGAAATATCTTACAAAGATCTATCAAAATTAGAAGGCGTTTATTTCAAAAGAGCAAAACACATATTAGATGAAAATAAAAGAGTATTAAATGTAATTAAATCCCTTAAAAACAATGACATCGAAACTGTAGGAAATTTGCTATTTGAATCTCACGAAAGTTTGAAAAATTTGTACGAAGTTTCATGTGAAGAAATTGATTTTATTGTAGAATTTCTAAAAAACAAAGTTACAGGTGCAAGGATTGTAGGGGGTGGATTTGGTGGATCAGTCTTAGTTTTATCCAAAGAAAACGTGTTTGAAAACATTATAGATATTTTAAAATACGAATATGAAAAAAAATTTCATATTAACCTCGAATACTTTAAAGTTGAAAGTACAAACGGAGTAGAAAAAAAGGAGGGAACAGTGTAA
- a CDS encoding MFS transporter — protein MLIFLNADQMVISPNIDLIEEEFHINDAQIGLVAFTFTILGAVISLLWGYLSDKYNRKVLLILSIFVGKIPAFLSAFAGSYWELFLWRTLPGIGVGTLFLIAYSLVGDMYKHDKRGNIAVILSLSIAMGSIFGMMIGGYASSIYG, from the coding sequence ATGCTTATTTTTCTAAATGCCGATCAAATGGTTATATCTCCAAACATCGATCTAATTGAAGAGGAATTTCACATTAACGACGCACAAATTGGACTTGTTGCTTTTACTTTCACCATATTAGGTGCTGTTATTAGTTTATTATGGGGGTATTTATCTGACAAATACAACAGAAAAGTTTTACTTATTCTATCTATTTTTGTAGGGAAAATTCCAGCATTTTTATCTGCATTTGCCGGAAGTTATTGGGAACTTTTTCTTTGGAGAACACTTCCCGGTATTGGCGTAGGTACTTTATTTCTCATTGCTTATTCATTAGTAGGTGATATGTACAAACACGATAAAAGAGGAAACATTGCAGTCATATTATCTCTTTCCATAGCAATGGGAAGTATCTTTGGAATGATGATAGGCGGATATGCTAGTAGTATATATGGTTAG
- a CDS encoding HU family DNA-binding protein produces MSKKELVNMVAEKMPELKKKDIKAVIDAVFEAISDALANGERVQLIGFGTFEVRKAEERTGVNPRTREKIKIPARKVPKFKPGKELKEKVNK; encoded by the coding sequence ATGAGCAAAAAGGAACTTGTAAATATGGTGGCAGAAAAGATGCCAGAGTTAAAGAAAAAAGATATCAAAGCTGTTATTGATGCTGTTTTTGAAGCTATTTCAGATGCTTTAGCAAACGGCGAAAGAGTTCAACTTATTGGTTTTGGAACATTTGAAGTAAGAAAAGCAGAGGAGAGAACAGGTGTAAATCCAAGAACAAGAGAAAAAATCAAAATTCCTGCAAGAAAAGTTCCAAAATTCAAACCTGGTAAAGAGCTCAAAGAAAAGGTTAATAAATAA
- a CDS encoding shikimate kinase, whose product MSLYILGLPGSGKSAVGKILKEDFGYEIVDFDEILSLETGKSFNGILLSNGFAVLRNLEGRFLKRFKKFDDKIIVTLGLVTDKKLYSGKIVYIKVPKEKFVKRIHKVSKKFRDLDKIYENFHAIFSQNSDLVISSENKTKFDVAKIIDNFYRKNFKK is encoded by the coding sequence TTGTCATTATATATACTGGGACTTCCAGGGAGTGGAAAGTCTGCTGTTGGTAAAATATTAAAAGAAGATTTTGGTTATGAAATAGTGGATTTTGATGAAATTTTATCTCTTGAAACGGGGAAAAGTTTTAACGGCATATTATTATCAAATGGTTTTGCTGTGTTGAGGAACTTAGAGGGTAGGTTTTTAAAAAGATTTAAGAAATTCGATGATAAAATTATTGTTACACTTGGTCTTGTTACAGACAAAAAGCTTTATTCTGGAAAGATTGTGTATATAAAAGTTCCCAAGGAAAAGTTTGTAAAAAGAATACACAAAGTTTCCAAAAAATTCCGAGATTTAGATAAAATTTACGAAAATTTTCATGCAATTTTTTCTCAGAACTCGGATTTAGTTATTTCTTCGGAAAACAAAACAAAATTTGATGTTGCAAAAATAATAGATAATTTTTACAGAAAGAATTTTAAAAAGTAG